From Magnolia sinica isolate HGM2019 chromosome 13, MsV1, whole genome shotgun sequence, one genomic window encodes:
- the LOC131223292 gene encoding uncharacterized mitochondrial protein AtMg00820-like — protein sequence MTDPNWCTAMRAEIDALEFSNTWHLTPLPPGKKPIGCKWVYKIKYNLDGSIERYKSHLVAKGYNQQEGIDYTETFAPVAKMTTVRTILALASARNWHLHQLDVNNVFLYGDLDEEVYMQLPSGIRTKGGD from the coding sequence ATGACAGACCCCAACTGGTGTACTGCCATGCGTGCTGAAATTGATGCACTCGAATTCAGCAACACCTGGCACCTTACTCCTCTTCCTCCCGGTAAGAAACCCATTGGCTGCAAATGGGTATACAAGATCAAATACAACCTTGATGGATCCATCGAACGGTACAAGTCTCATCTAGTTGCCAAGGGCTATAACCAACAAGAAGGCATTGACTACACCGAGACATTTGCTCCTGTTGCTAAAATGACCACCGTTCGTACCATTTTGGCTCTTGCTTCCGCTCGCAACTGGCACCTCcatcaacttgatgtcaacaatGTTTTTCTCTATGGAGACCTTGATGAAGAAGTCTATATGCAGCTTCCCTCGGGAATTCGGACGAAAGGGGGAGACTAG
- the LOC131223293 gene encoding uncharacterized protein LOC131223293 isoform X1 has translation MEVDVFQLIQDYAKTWSMQVRDVNSLLVMYIKGHHIVELFICLMDFIELSMSFYFEVFHCRFWFLLRLIRDYSFLCLIGTSNIVFIGELWMVALHYHQHQDRKPLPDPQKCTRWILDQALREIAPLNMDCGTGRNSDDETSVNNVDMDGSQEVTTDAVNT, from the exons ATGGAAGTGGATGTGTTTCAACTCATCCAGGACTATGCCAAAACATGGAGCATGCAAGTAAGAGATGTTAACAG CTTGTTAGTTATGTACATAAAAGGCCATCACATTGTGGAGCTCTTCATCTGCTTGATGGACTTCATTGAATTGAGTATGTCTTTCTATTTTGAAGTCTTTCATTGCAGATTTTGGTTTTTGCTGAGACTGATCAGAGATTATTCATTTCTTTGTTTAATTGGGACTTCCAATATTGTGTTTATAGGGGAATTGTGGATGGTGGCCTTGCACTACCATCAG CATCAGGACCGCAAACCCCTACCAGATCCTCAAAAGTGTACCAGGTGGATCTTGGACCAAGCTCTTCGAGAGATTGCTCCTCTCAACATGGATTGTGGAACTGGTAGAAACTCAGATGATGAAACCTCTGTTAATAATGTTGACATGGATGGTTCTCAAGAAGTTACTACTGATGCTGTCAACACTTGA
- the LOC131223293 gene encoding uncharacterized protein LOC131223293 isoform X2: protein MEVDVFQLIQDYAKTWSMQVRDVNSLLVMYIKGHHIVELFICLMDFIELRELWMVALHYHQHQDRKPLPDPQKCTRWILDQALREIAPLNMDCGTGRNSDDETSVNNVDMDGSQEVTTDAVNT from the exons ATGGAAGTGGATGTGTTTCAACTCATCCAGGACTATGCCAAAACATGGAGCATGCAAGTAAGAGATGTTAACAG CTTGTTAGTTATGTACATAAAAGGCCATCACATTGTGGAGCTCTTCATCTGCTTGATGGACTTCATTGAATTGA GGGAATTGTGGATGGTGGCCTTGCACTACCATCAG CATCAGGACCGCAAACCCCTACCAGATCCTCAAAAGTGTACCAGGTGGATCTTGGACCAAGCTCTTCGAGAGATTGCTCCTCTCAACATGGATTGTGGAACTGGTAGAAACTCAGATGATGAAACCTCTGTTAATAATGTTGACATGGATGGTTCTCAAGAAGTTACTACTGATGCTGTCAACACTTGA